The Astyanax mexicanus isolate ESR-SI-001 chromosome 8, AstMex3_surface, whole genome shotgun sequence sequence CACCACTGTTTAGAGTGCAATAATGATCATTATTTGAACACCAGTCATTATAAGTAATATTATTAAgaattaaaaataacaattacaTCATATGATGccataataaactaataaaaagtgCAGTGTCACTATGTGTTCAATGTGTTAATTTTATCAATAAAGTTACCAAAAAGCATCCTAGAATTCAAATAGATAATAActattaactttaaaataaatatagttaCTATAACCAGCTAAACAGCCACAGTAATAATTAACATTAGTAATAGTTGATGTACAGTTATGCATATTAAACATTAGGTGCCACCATATTTCAAACTATGCAAAAAACACAGTTTACTGCATAATATTCAATTTGGCTAAAACTATGAACTACAATAGCAAAACTATGGCAGCATCCCATTATGAGAAATATCATCCCCCCacaggagggaggcagagagcttcctcttatcTCATGTGTTTGGgtctatttaaccctttcagaccttgcatccattacaatgaacatcatgtattttatttaatttttaaatattttgttgcacataacactatttgagagctgtttgttgtccatcagaatagaccctgaacaagtttataaagcaATGTAACAGTAGAGTTAGCCTGGCCCCAAAgaccactgcaaaaacactggaaacacAGTAGTACTACTAGAACCATCGAGGGaaagtaacagctatttttttttactaacttaaGTCATGTGTTTAACTaaatttagaacacttttcaaTCAGGTTTTTACTGTTTATGggtggtttatgaaataaaaagattaataagaaatataaaatgttacACACAGGCTTCTGATGCAAtcaaaaagattataaagattaaaatatttttgttaattgaatttatttgctgtatatattttacagtaaaatattaGAGTTTTCTTTTATGTGCATTACTGACAGAAACACTCACATCATTCTTACAGTTTCTTTGGACCAAGTACAGAACTCTGAGGAACTCCTCGCGTAATATTACAAAGTTCGGATCGTACATCATTTATTTGTAcaaattgttttctttttttttcagataccCACTGTAGTGCTGTCCCTCCTAATGCCATATTTATTCAGCTTCTCAAGAAGAATACTATAGTCAGTGGTGTCGAATGCTTTCTTTAAATCAACAAAAATGCTAACACAGTACTGTTTTTGATCCACAGCAGTTGTTACCTGTTCCATCAATTCAATGAGAGCCATTGATGTTGAATTATTTGCTTTCATCATATCCATGTTAAcccaattttttttatcttttatttacaatACTCAGTATTTCGTCTTTATCAGTTTCACCAAGAAAGATGCTGCTGAAACAAACCCAtaactgtatattaaatattatatattatatatgtatgacTTATACAATCTACATTTGGTATTTTAGGCCAACATTTACATAGTATTGACTGAATTCGTTTGCTATTACACTTTGATCAAATATTTCTTTGTCATCTTTTACACAATACTGTGAAATACCTGTTTTATGATTTttcaaaacactttttatttatttagaagattaattcattaatgactactaattttttttgtttgtttatcaataCATTTATCTAATCAACTATTATTATAATTTCTCTAGAATTTTAGAAAACTGTGGTAACAAGGATATTGGTCTATAGTTCTTAAAGACACATTTGTCACCATTCTTATAAAGAGGAACTACCTTAGCTATTTTCATATTATCAGGAAATATTCCAGTTgaaaatgataatatatatatatatatatatatatatatatatatatatatatgtaagcgGCTCAATAACACAACCGATTACATCCTTCACTAACATCATATCCAGGTTAACCCAATCTTTTGATCTTTTATCTGCAAGATTTTTTTACAATGCTCAAATTTTTAAAACACTAATTATTACTCTTTATGTTTCTTTCATATTACCCTTTCTTTTATTTAGTTAATCACTATAATATTTCCTTTTATGCTTTCTTATAATCCATACCCACTTGTTCTTATACTTTTTGTATCTCTGTTCGGCTTCTTTTGTTCTCAATTTTATGAAGCATGAATACAAGtaattttaaaaagtgatttattaggTTAAATTATGacctgtatcacccagtctgaagggtgtttttggacaaactattaagatttctggatctctgaacgctgtgggaggacggaggtgtgctattcatcaaaggtaagaagtttttatcatgttttactacaacaaaagtacattttacaccagagttctcctttaatgttgaGTCTAAAGATTGAAAAAAATTACAgatttaagaattttaaaaatgtaagaagaACAATTCAAGAAGTGTATacatatgtgtgtataaatgactataagtgtataaatgttttttgtaaatataattaGGAACATGACCGATAAAGGTAATATTTTCCTTAGAtcattagattattattattcctgCATGAATGTAAAATTAGGATTTTACTGTTGTACTTGGTCGAGGTGAagcttttttatgattttgtatctagataataattaaaatagtaaaaatagtaaaacaaacccaaacactcacatctgggaaaggtttatatttttattcatggGGTCAGAtgggggtcagtgtgtgtttgttcacaAATCTAAAGTTACTGAATGAACATACAATGCAGATGTAGCTGGAACCCTGAATTAATAGCACATTTTACCATCAACATTTAACCGTTTAACTGATGTTTCTTTAGAGattaaatttaaaaacatatagAGGGATTGTGTTTCCTCTATTGGAGTCATTTTGCTGCCAATTTCTTTACAAACTGGATTTCTGTCCTCGACCACGAGCCCACATTCAGTACTGATATCAAAAGTAATCctgcactgctgctttaaatactgtttttgggGGATAGAGATTGGAGAGAGAGCTGCTTCACtacctgaatcctgcagttttttattattcaggTTCAGTCCTCAGATTTGGTAAAATGAGGAATTTTACTTCTTAATCTTGTATcttgtatttttattcttttcttttgtttttcttttattgtggcGAGGGTATTCCACAGCAGAAATGATGTgataaatattaaagtattttcTGGTATGGGAAGTTCAGATTTTCTTTAAGAtcacatcatttcttttttccttttccttttctttttccttttttacccCCTTTAGCTTTGGACTTCGCTTTCATGGCTATTCTAACTAGAGTTCCCCTCCACCAGGCCTGAATCTTAGTTGCTGCTTCTTTCTCCTGCTGCTCTTTCTCCAGCTGGAGCTGCAGGGCCTCCCTCTCCATTTCGTCCACAATAATGAACTGGTCCATCTCCTTGCATTTTAAAGCCAGGCTCTGCAGCTGCGCCTGGATGTCGGCCCTCTGGCTTTTTAAAATGCTAAGTTCTTGCTCTTTCTCCTCTGTTTTCTTCTCATATCGATCCACCCAGTATGCTAGCTTTTCCTGCAAGTCTGTTTTTTCTGTCTTAAGGAATGATTCAGTGTCTTCTTGAACCCTGATCGCCTCTTCAATCCTTGCCTGAAccatctttttcttctccttaagACTCTGCTCCTTCTGACGGGCCATTTTCTCTCCCTGGTAGATGAACAGATCAGTGCTGCTTATGGCGTAGTTCTTCTTTTTGCTGGTCTGTAGTGTGACCTGCTGCAGCTGCTTCTCCATTTCTGTCCTAATGCCATCCAGCCTCTCAATTTCTAATGTTTTCTCCTTCTGAATATCAACCAGCTGCTGCTGCAGGTCTTTAATCCTGAGCTCCTGACTGATGAAAGTATCAGGCTGGAGATCTCCCTTCCTCTTCTCTTCCTCCGTTGCCTGAACCAGGCTGTAAAATGTGCCACTCTCTTGAATTTCACTCAGCAGGTCTGTGATTACCTGGGCcactacctgtctgtctctctccgcTTTGGCCAGGGTCTGTCTGCGCTCTGCCCGGCACAGACCCTCAGCCTCCTCCGCCCCCGGGCGGACCCTCCTAATGTCCGGCATGATGCTCCCCAGAATGGCCAGCTGATCCGCACAGCGCTCCAGAACCGCGCAGACCCGCAGCCGGTCCACTCCCGCAATCCGGCCGGACCTGTCTCTCTCCTTCAGCCACTTAGAACACTCCGCGCGCTCTTCAACTGCCATGACGTCACAGACACTGACAGAAATAATGAAGTTTATAAAGAACATTCTCGGATTCTATTTATACTCTGGGCCACGTGACAGCGACAGGATGACGTCATCgcggcggctgctgctgctgttaacgCCAGGCACAGCACAGAACATCAGAAGAGACTGCcgctgaggtacggtggctcagaagGAACAAACGCAGCGTgactgcagttcaccacttacCGCTAGAGGCCGCCACAACTACATTTTACAGCATTAAATCCATAGagcgtggccgccatattggaggaggcattaatttacactgaggaaggtgtaaaatacacctataataatcacaattcTACCCATTTATATACCATATTTTCACTCGGTTTTCACAAGACAGAGATGTATCATTACAGATACGTGCTTTTATACTGAAATACTTCGTATTATGCTCTGTAACAAAGATGTTAAaggtgtttaaatgaataaatattaataaataatcagtggcgtgcagttaatatagtgggtaccccttctgcaacgttgattgattggtttaaaaatagctgtcagtcagataagagtcctgtagcaactgaaaaactgaaATTCAAAGACGGtggctttaaattagttgctgttttttattttagttaatttataaaatatatgcttataggttacaataactatattatatatttcatgaTTAAATGTTATGTAATCATTAACATGcacctactatatatatatatatatatatatatatatatatatatatatatatatatatatatatatatatatatatataattctttgaattattattattattttttgcaaataaatgctctaaatgcactAAActaaaagagatacagagagagagagagagagagagagagagagagagagagagagagagagagagagagagagaagtaaagagatacacaaaaagagagagacatgCCGAGAGAGAGGACAACAAATAAAGGAAATTTTTAAACATACACATTTTTGGGCATTACATTCAGTTCCACTGgaagttttggcttggctgtgaaggatcttaaaaaaaaagcaaaaaaaaaaaaaaagctatttttgctATTAAGAACATCAGGTAAATTTTAAATTAGCAATAAAATCCAGAACCCATTGCACTGTGTGGCAATGAGTGTCCAAAATACGACTTCATCAGgagtttatataatatatagaaaatCTAAATTTTACAAGtggaaatgtttttaaacagATCATGGTTgaacttaaaagaaaaataacGTTGAACAGTTATCAGCAAAAAGAAGACAAATGGGccttttttaaaattgtaatatggtttattgtaaagtttatataaagtatattagGTATTTGCATATTGTGTGGAAATGTACGTTTTAATGTAAATTTGTTCttgaaaaaaatcaataaagttTAAATAAGCTGTGTGCCTTAATGACAAAATGTGAGTTCATTTCAAATGCCTTATTTGAGTGGCTACTTAACTGAGGTTAGAAGCATGTAATGTGTTTCAGACTATAATCTTTAATGTGTTCTTATTGATCACAAATTGGCCACGTGGTATCTTTTGTTGCTGCAATTACCTATTTTCACCACAAGAGGACTCTAGAGACCACGTAATCCCTTTAAATCTGAGTCTGAGTATTATAGTGATTTGTATTGAGTGTTCAGGGTGGTAgtataatatactgtagtataattaatatttttgttttattaaagttttttgtaAGAACCTgagctttatctctctcttttaaaaTGCTGGACATCATGTTTTTTTATCAGCAAAGAAATCAGTAACCAcaacataatatttaatatttaatatgcttTAATCTAATATTATCAGCTGAGTACACAGGGGGAGATAATCTTAACCTACTATTTTtcttggggtcaatttgaccccattcaaatGTTTAACGCCCTTAAATAGGtagttaatataattttatttacttcatatttgttgactttttctaatttaatgggaaaaactgggtagtCAACAAACAAGTATAGCCTGTGACATAAATTTGGGtaacaatttaattattatataatcattttcTGCAGGCTACAATTGCTGGGGTCAAATATATGTGTTACTATTcattctaaatgttttattttaccaaaacaaattacttaaaaataaaataaagacattaaaataccaataagatCTCTATTTTCAATTTTAGGTAAATTAATGAGCTTTTATGGTGAAGTACATATTTCTCTATAGTCACATTACATGTATTCtggttgtaaacaaaaaaaaaattaaatggctCTTTAAGTAGTAAACAagcaaatatagcatgtgacataaacctaaaaagtaaaaagtttattatataataattttctatAGTTTAGTattgctggggtcaaattgaccccaaacataaaaggt is a genomic window containing:
- the LOC103030102 gene encoding dynein regulatory complex protein 9, yielding MFFINFIISVSVCDVMAVEERAECSKWLKERDRSGRIAGVDRLRVCAVLERCADQLAILGSIMPDIRRVRPGAEEAEGLCRAERRQTLAKAERDRQVVAQVITDLLSEIQESGTFYSLVQATEEEKRKGDLQPDTFISQELRIKDLQQQLVDIQKEKTLEIERLDGIRTEMEKQLQQVTLQTSKKKNYAISSTDLFIYQGEKMARQKEQSLKEKKKMVQARIEEAIRVQEDTESFLKTEKTDLQEKLAYWVDRYEKKTEEKEQELSILKSQRADIQAQLQSLALKCKEMDQFIIVDEMEREALQLQLEKEQQEKEAATKIQAWWRGTLVRIAMKAKSKAKGGKKGKRKGKGKKK